The window TACTCAAACGGTCCAAAATATGACGGGCGCTGTAAGGTTTAGTGAGCCATACGGACGCATACGGAGGCAGATCGGACGTTCCGGTAGCCCCTTCGTTAAGCACTAATAGCGCCTTCACGGTGTATCGCGGGAAAAGGACTTCAAGCAGTGCCCGTTTTTTGCGGAGCCTTTTTTTGAGATTGCTCACCGATTTTACCAGTGTCATCTCAACGAAATAGAGCTCTTTATCGGTAAAAAGCAATCCGTCGAACTCTCCGATCTCTTTGTGCCTTGCACGATAGATAATCTGCCCTTTCCAGCTTACCGAGAGAGCATCGCTCTGGGCACGGGTACGATGTTTGTGGGGGCCTTTGATGATAAAACTTTTAATTTTCGGCTCATTAGTCGCAAATCGAAGAAGCTTTTCATAGATATAGTTTTCATACACTTCCCCCTCAAATGAGCGGAACGCACTGATATACCCCTCATCTTCCATCGTAAGCCCCTTCGCTTCCAGGGACAGAAGATGGTCAATATTATAGTCGTAATAGAGGAGGTTATCACCGAGTTCGGCATCACCCTCCGGGATCACCGTTTCATTAATCGTGAGCATAAAACTCTTTTTTGTACAAAATTAGGGTACTTTGTAAAATACCCGTCATTATTTTACCTTATTTTTACCCATTTTTATCTCTCACGTACAAAGAGCAAAGTTCCTTATACGACGCTAACGCTGTGTTTTGCTCGACACAAGACCCACGTGCAGTGAACCGCACTTCTTAAAGCCATTTTTTGATACAATAAAACATGCAACAAAACCGACCGACTGAAGATCAAATCCGGGCTCAATTCGTCACTTCGCTGATGGAGTATTTTAAGATCGAAGAGGACATTAACCTCCGTGCGCATATCGCCGATCTGGTGCGTTCCATCCATCCAGCACAATACCGCGAGTTTTTCCGTCGCCTCTCTGAACGCTATATGCCCTACAAAAACGGTTTTGAGAAAATAGCGCTTATTGCCGAAGAGTTTGAAACACAAGCCCTCACCCCCATCGAGATTGAAGCGCAGGAACGAAGTGAAAAACTCTATCGGCTGATGTATGACATTCACCGTGAGGTCAGTCTGGTTCGAGATCCGAATAAAAGTGCGCTGGAGAGGTTCGAACAAATCCGCTTTACCTCCATCAAACGTGTAGGTGAAGAGACCCCTTTGCTCGATGAAACCGATATCAATGTTGTGAAACTGCTCACAAAACGGTGGATTTACGACTATGTTTCACTCGATCGAAGCCTCTTCGAAGCACGGGTCATGCACGAGTACCGTAATGAAATCCTCCGTCGGGAACGAGACAAAAACTCTACGCTTGCCGTACCGCTTAAAGCGAAACTGCTCCGCGGGGTCAAGCGCACATGATTACCCTGCCCGTTTCTCTGATCGACCGCGAAGACCTCAGTCTTATGGAACGCGCCCTCCTTCCACTCATCGCACGCCATACGCAGCAATGGGGCGATAAACCGGGAGACATCGACGCCTCCACGTTGGCACAGGCTCTTCGCCACAGTCCGCGGGAGGTAATAGAAGCGCTGGACTCTCTCGTCAAAAAAAATATTCTTAAAACCGTTCGCCGAAAAACCGCTCAGGGCGTAATGATTTACTATGCCTTTGCACCGGTTAGCGTCCTTTCTCCTGCAGCCGTTGCACTTACCGCCACAGAATACAGCGACAGCAATTATTTCCTCAACCTCTCCAACGAAGCGTATGAAGAGCTGCATGTTTTTGCGCTGGAGCTGTGCGACCGCGAAGGGCTACGACGGGAATTATTTGACGATTTCAACCTTTATCAACGCTCTAAAAACAACCGTTCATTTGACTGGTGTGCCGAGTTTGAGCGCTGGGTTCGCAAAGAGATTGCATCCAACACTCCGGTACTTGCAACAGAGCAAGCGCTTATCGAAGCCAAACCAACCACCGAAGAGTTCGAAATGGCCCAATATTTCATCCGCCACCTCGCATCCATCGATCCTCAGTTCGAAGAACCGTTTGATGTGATGAGCTGGGCCAAACAGATTCGTCTTCTTATCGAAACGGGGGGCTATACCCTCCTGGATGTCAAATCGGTCATCGACTGGCTCTTCAGCGCCAAAGGGGATTGGTTCCGTCCAAACGTCCCAGACGCTTACCATCTACGTAAACATTTCAAACGCCTTATCGCCCATACCCGCTCTTTCCGAGACGGCAAGCCTCGCCTTCCGGATGGAATCGATCTGTTCGATTTGTACGAACAGATGTAGCCAAACAGACCTTTATATCGAGGAAAACTTTTTTGTAATCAAGGAGTGATAAACTATAGGAAACGATTTCGGTTAAAAGGAGAAACGTGAACCTCTTATCTCTGTATCTTGATAAACCCGTCACTAAATCGACTATAGAATATTCACTCGATATCACCCTCGTACGAGGGGTTGAAAACGGCTATTACGGATTTAATAAATCACTTCATGCCGTATTGGCACCCTTTGGCGTGCTTACGCTCATCGCCGAAGAAAAAAAAGAGATTCTTCATGCCCTCTCCTCTCTCGGAATTACCCTCGGATCCGATGATGAAAATACACTCATCACCCAAGACTATCCTATCCGTATCGATCCGACACTCATATCAGCTTTTGAGGTAACCAACGAAGCTATCATACTTAAATCGGCTTCCACCCACAATCTCAATATCATTGCTCTGGCAATCTCCCAAAGCGTCGGATTGGAACATTATGAAAAACGTCTGAATACCCTCTTTCTCCAAAGTCGCCGAATCGTCGAATCGATCCACACGTTTTCGATTACCCGCCGCACTCACCTGATGCAGTTTGCCAAACGGCTAGCTCTTACCCGCCATGACATGGTCAGTAATTTGTTGTTGCTGGACAAACCCAATATTCTCTGGGATGATGCGGAAGCCGAAGCCCTTTACAACCGTCTGGCATTTATCCTAGAGCTCTATGACCGTCACGAAACCGCCCTCTCTAAACTCTCTCAAATCAAAGAAGACGTGATGCTTGTTATGGATTTGATCAATCATAAAAAAAGCGAATTTTTAGAGTGGATCATCATCATTTTGATCCTTGTCGAGATCGTGATGGGAATTATGCAGATGGTAAAATAAATGTGTTACAATAAACCAATACGACTCCGAAGGATGTAACATGACAAAAACAATTGCGCTCTTAATACTTGGCGTATCGACAATAATGGCGGCCAATAATACCAAAATCTACGGTGCCAAATGCGGTGAATGTCACGGAATGGACGGGAAAGACACCTCTATAGCGGGCAAAGCGATTGCAGGGGGAACCGGTGCGTTGGCTAAGCTCACCGGTTATAAAAACGGTACCTACGGCGGCGCTCAAAAAGAGATTATGCAAGGCAACGTTGCCTCACTCAGCGATGAAGAGCTAAAAGCAGTCGCCGAGTATGTCGACGGATTAAAATAATCAGGATAAAAGTTTTTCAAACTCTGCCGCCGGAACCGGCGGGCTTTTGAAATACCCTTGATACATCGTACACCCTTTCTCTTTTAAAAATTCGATCTGTTCTATCCGCTCCGTCCCCTCTGCCAGCACCTGAAAGCCTAACGCCTGAGCCATCGCGATAATCGCCGTTACAATCGCCATATCGTCGTTTTCAAACGGGATATCGTCGACGAAGCTTTTATCGATTTTTAACACATCGATCGGGAAACGTTTCAGATAGGAAAGCGAAGAGTACCCTGTCCCGAAATCATCGATCGCCAGACGAATCCCATGGGCGCGGAGACTATGAAGCATTGCTACCGTCTCCTCCTCCCGCTGCATCAAAGCACTCTCCGTGAGTTCCAATTCCAGCCGATCTGCAGGATAGCCGCTTTTTTTGAGTGCCCTCTCAACCATCTTCGGAATGTTTTGATGGCGCACCTGATGGGCGGAAAGGTTCACCGCCAATGTCAGTCTATGCCCTTGATCAAACCAGATTTTCCCTTGTCGGCAGGTCTCATTCAGCACCCATTCACCGATTTCGCCGATCAATCCCGTCTCTTCGGCAATCGGAATAAACTCTAAAGGGCTTACGATACCCCGTGTAGGATGATTCCAACGCACCAAAGCCTCAGCTCCGACTATCCGCCCGGTAGCAATATGGACTTGCGGCTGATAGTACACTTCAAACTCATTGTTGGTAATCGCATGGCGCAGACTAATCTCACATTCAATCCGTTTGCGTGCGTTATCGGTCAAATCATCCGTATAATAACGGTAGATGCCTCTCCCTTCCTCTTTAGCTTTATACAATGCCGCATCCGCATGTTGCAATAACTCCTGAGCACTCTCTCCATGATCGGGAAAAAGTACAATCCCGACACTTCCGCCGATATGGATCGATGCTCCGCTGGAAAGCTTATAGACTTCCCCCAATACACTGAGCATCTCTTTGGCCAAACGTCCGGCGTCTTCAGGATGGGTGAGATGTTCGATAACAACCGCAAACTCATCACCTCCCAAACGACTGATCAAATCACCCTCACGCAGACGTGCTCCGAAACGGGACGCCACTTGCTGCAGCAATTCATCCCCTGCATTATGTCCGTAACTGTCATTGATGTCTTTAAATCGGTCCAAATCAAACATCAACAATCCGATCTGCACACTCTCCCGTTTAGCCTGCAAGATCGAATTTTGTAAATGCGAAAGAAGCAATCCGCGATTCGCCAAACCGGTAAGCGGATCGTAATTTGCCAATGTTTCCAACCGCTCTTCATGGTGCTTTCGCTCGGTAATATCCCGCGCGATCCCCAACACGCCGATTACCTTCCCCTCGGTATCTCTCATCGCCGTTTTGGTTGTTTCAAAATACCCGGCATAACTTCCGTCCAGAAATGTCAAAAACTCTTCGTATATAGTAGCTTTTTCGGAATTCATCGCTTTTAAATCATGATCTCGAAAAAACTGCGCTAATTCGGCATCAACGATCTCAAAATCGCTTTTCCCGATTATCTCTTCCTCTTTTCCTCCCGCAAGTCGTTCAAACGTCGTATTACACGCCAGATATTTTCCCTCATAATCTTTGATCCAAATAGGGTCTGGAATACTGTCAAAGAGGGTTTTGAGAAAATGGGTCTGTCTCGCGAGTTCCTCACGGTGTTCCCGTAAATTTCGCTCTGATTTTTTTTGCTCTGAAATATCGCGATATACCGCAATCATGTGTGAGTGTTTTTCAAGCTCTATAGCAACCACATTGACTAATACATCAAGCAATCGACCTGATTTAGTACGATGGACGGTTTCAAAAGAATCATGTCCGTACTGCGTAATCGCTTCAATACGTCTACGGGTTTCAATAAGAGACTCGACTGCATTGTAATCATGAATATTAAGCTCCGCAAACTCTTCGGAACTGTACCCGAGCTGTTCATGTGCCGCACGGTTAAATTCCACCGCCTTCATACTGACCGCATCCAAAAGCAGTACTCCGTCAGGAAGGGCTTCAAAAAGCTTTTGAAACTTCAAGGCATTTTTTTCGACAACCTCTTTTTGATGGAAGATCTCTTTCTTTCGCTCTCCTATTTTGGCAATAGCCGCATTCTTTTGATCGATTACCCGAATCAAAAATTCAAAATAGGCACCGTGAACCGCATGCAGCACATCATGACGGTTCAGGAGTCCGACCAGACTCCCTTCTTCGTCTTCTACAATCAGTTGATGGATTCCGTGGTCCTCCATCAATGCCGCCGCTTCTTGCAAAGGAATGTTTTTTTGAATAATTTTAAAATCACGATGCAGCAGATTCTCAACCGTTACGGTACTTGCCTCTTTTTCATGGGCACACCAATGGGCAATGTCACGCTCAGTTATGAGTCCTACCGGATGACTGCCATCCAAGACAACCGCATAGTCGCATTTTCGCTCTTTCATCGATCCCGCAGCGTGTACCAGTGATGTATCAAGACGAACGATCAGCGGAGTTTCACTCATCGCTTCAGAGACCAGTTTAAATTTATTCAGTTTTTCAAATCCGATGTGACGAAGAAAATCCCCCTCACTGACGATACCGATGAATTCTCCCTCCAAGTTAACAACAACAAGATGGCGGTACTCTTTCTCCGCCATCATGGCATACGCATCATGCAGAAAAACGTTCTCGGCAACACAAAAAGGATCCGGTGTCATCACCTCTGCCAAAGAACGCTCCGTATCCATGATCTCCGCTACGACACGAAGAGCATCGTGTTCGGTAAAAATCCCTTTGGGACGGTTTTGACCATCAATAATGACAATGGAGCTGATAGCATGCTCCGCCATCACCTCGAGTGCCTTCGCTATAGGTTGACTTGAATTCAGCGTAAATGACGTATCAGACACGATCGATTTTAAGGTAATAAGCTTCATACTGACGCCTCACACGCTATCGTACGATTACGCCCGGCATCTTTCGCCGCATACATGGCACTGTCGGCACGTTCAATCGCACTTTGAATCGTATCTTCGGCACGCACTTCGGTTATTCCGATGCTGCATGTCACCCGTCCGGCTCCATCGAATTCCTGAGCTTCTATGAGCGAACGTATTTTTTCACCGACTCCGTATGCCTCATCGCACCCGGCATTTCGCAGCAGCAAAACGAACTCTTCTCCCCCCCATCGTGCGAACATATCGGCTTCACGCACGGATGATGAGACCAAACAGGCAAAATGCTTCAGTACGAAATCTCCGATGTTATGACCGTACGTGTCATTGATCCGTTTGAAATGGTCCAGATCAATCATAACCAGCGCAAGTTTCGTCGCATGACGCTTTAGCATCGAGAGTTCTTTCACAAACAATTCGGAAAACATATGACGGTTATGAATATCCGTCAAAGAATCTTTGGTTGCCAGTTCGGATAGATGCTGATTACGCTGTTGAAGAATCTGGGTAATTTCTTCAAACTGTTTGAAATGATCCTGCATCAGCTGTGACCATTTTAGATAGGTACGGGATATCAAATCCTGCTGTGTCACAATCCCAACGACATGATGCTCATCATTCGTAACAACAATACGCTTAAACGGACGTTTTCGGAGATATTCCAGCCCTTCGTTGATCGATGCCTTATCACTCAGCGTCTCGACCGGCGACGACATCACTTCCGATACTAGCGTCCCTTCGTGCCCTTCATCCCCGATAAATTTCAAAACATCTTTAGAGGTAAGAATCCCGACCGCGTTTTTCCCCTCCTGGATAATCACACAATCGCTGATAGAGTCTTTCATATAATCCAATACTTCTTCCATCGAAGTCTCCGGAGGAAAACTTTTAAACCCGTATTTTTTATCAAATATCGTCGAAATCTGGAGTGAATCCAAAATAACCTGCGGATCAACGCTGGCGACGATATCGCTATTGGTTACCAAGCCATAGAGACTTCCATCTTTGTTACACACACAGATATATTCATCTTCGTCATTCGTAAGATTAAGCGCACTGATAATATTGCTTTCTTTCTCAATGACAGGAAGTGCCCGTAACGGAACTTGGGAGAGTTGGGCAGAGAAAGGGACCCCGTCAC of the Sulfuricurvum sp. genome contains:
- a CDS encoding RMD1 family protein, translated to MNLLSLYLDKPVTKSTIEYSLDITLVRGVENGYYGFNKSLHAVLAPFGVLTLIAEEKKEILHALSSLGITLGSDDENTLITQDYPIRIDPTLISAFEVTNEAIILKSASTHNLNIIALAISQSVGLEHYEKRLNTLFLQSRRIVESIHTFSITRRTHLMQFAKRLALTRHDMVSNLLLLDKPNILWDDAEAEALYNRLAFILELYDRHETALSKLSQIKEDVMLVMDLINHKKSEFLEWIIIILILVEIVMGIMQMVK
- a CDS encoding c-type cytochrome, translated to MTKTIALLILGVSTIMAANNTKIYGAKCGECHGMDGKDTSIAGKAIAGGTGALAKLTGYKNGTYGGAQKEIMQGNVASLSDEELKAVAEYVDGLK
- a CDS encoding EAL domain-containing protein, which encodes MKLITLKSIVSDTSFTLNSSQPIAKALEVMAEHAISSIVIIDGQNRPKGIFTEHDALRVVAEIMDTERSLAEVMTPDPFCVAENVFLHDAYAMMAEKEYRHLVVVNLEGEFIGIVSEGDFLRHIGFEKLNKFKLVSEAMSETPLIVRLDTSLVHAAGSMKERKCDYAVVLDGSHPVGLITERDIAHWCAHEKEASTVTVENLLHRDFKIIQKNIPLQEAAALMEDHGIHQLIVEDEEGSLVGLLNRHDVLHAVHGAYFEFLIRVIDQKNAAIAKIGERKKEIFHQKEVVEKNALKFQKLFEALPDGVLLLDAVSMKAVEFNRAAHEQLGYSSEEFAELNIHDYNAVESLIETRRRIEAITQYGHDSFETVHRTKSGRLLDVLVNVVAIELEKHSHMIAVYRDISEQKKSERNLREHREELARQTHFLKTLFDSIPDPIWIKDYEGKYLACNTTFERLAGGKEEEIIGKSDFEIVDAELAQFFRDHDLKAMNSEKATIYEEFLTFLDGSYAGYFETTKTAMRDTEGKVIGVLGIARDITERKHHEERLETLANYDPLTGLANRGLLLSHLQNSILQAKRESVQIGLLMFDLDRFKDINDSYGHNAGDELLQQVASRFGARLREGDLISRLGGDEFAVVIEHLTHPEDAGRLAKEMLSVLGEVYKLSSGASIHIGGSVGIVLFPDHGESAQELLQHADAALYKAKEEGRGIYRYYTDDLTDNARKRIECEISLRHAITNNEFEVYYQPQVHIATGRIVGAEALVRWNHPTRGIVSPLEFIPIAEETGLIGEIGEWVLNETCRQGKIWFDQGHRLTLAVNLSAHQVRHQNIPKMVERALKKSGYPADRLELELTESALMQREEETVAMLHSLRAHGIRLAIDDFGTGYSSLSYLKRFPIDVLKIDKSFVDDIPFENDDMAIVTAIIAMAQALGFQVLAEGTERIEQIEFLKEKGCTMYQGYFKSPPVPAAEFEKLLS
- a CDS encoding diguanylate cyclase, encoding MFFPTLGLIASTNVITVTVHESIQDALNKMHEHNHRSIIVSNNSIYYIISTKDIIRLKRDGVPFSAQLSQVPLRALPVIEKESNIISALNLTNDEDEYICVCNKDGSLYGLVTNSDIVASVDPQVILDSLQISTIFDKKYGFKSFPPETSMEEVLDYMKDSISDCVIIQEGKNAVGILTSKDVLKFIGDEGHEGTLVSEVMSSPVETLSDKASINEGLEYLRKRPFKRIVVTNDEHHVVGIVTQQDLISRTYLKWSQLMQDHFKQFEEITQILQQRNQHLSELATKDSLTDIHNRHMFSELFVKELSMLKRHATKLALVMIDLDHFKRINDTYGHNIGDFVLKHFACLVSSSVREADMFARWGGEEFVLLLRNAGCDEAYGVGEKIRSLIEAQEFDGAGRVTCSIGITEVRAEDTIQSAIERADSAMYAAKDAGRNRTIACEASV